The following are encoded together in the Scyliorhinus canicula unplaced genomic scaffold, sScyCan1.1, whole genome shotgun sequence genome:
- the LOC119960653 gene encoding zinc finger protein 850-like: SWPFTCSQCGKGFIDLPHLQTHQRVHTGERPFTCSQCGTGFSQASHLQSHQRVHTGERPFTCSQCGNGFSHSSTLRKHQRVHTGERPFTCCQCAKGFTQLSNLQRHQRIHTGERPFICSQCGKGFIDLSTLQIHQRLHTGEKPFTCTQCGNGFTQASHLQIHQRVHTGERPYTCSQCGKGYIDSSTLRKHLRVHTGERPFTCSQCGKGFIDSSTLLTHQRVHTGERPFTCSQCGKGFTQLSNLQIHQRLETHRRVHTGERPFTCSTCGKGFAKSSNLLSHQRVHTGERPFTCSTCGKGFTQSSHLLSHQRVHTGERPFTCSTCGKGFAKSSKLLSHQRVHTGERPFTCSTCGKGFAKSSKLLSHQRVHTGERPFTCSTCGKGFTHSSTLRKHQRVHTGERPFTCIKCGKGFTESSNLLSHQRVHTGERPFTCSQCGKGFTESSNLLSHQRVHTGERPFTCSTCGKGFTRSSTLRKHQRVHTGERPFTCSQCGKGFTESSNLLSHQRVHTGARPFTCSTCGKGFTQSSHLLSHQRVHTGERPFTCSTCGKGFTQSSHLLSHQRVHTGERPFTCSTCGKGFTESSTLRKHQQIHTGERPFTCSTCGKGFTESSQLRKHQRVHTGERPFTCSTCGKGFTQSANLLSHQRVHSGERPFTCSTCGKGFTESSTLRKHQRVHTGERPFTCSTCGKRFTQSSTLRKHQRIHTGEKPYTSSGPMRQKCSRTEEKPWKCADCGKGFTSPSQLETHRRVHTGERPFTCSTCGKGFAKSSNLLSHQRVHTGERPFTCSTCGKGFAKSSNLLSHQRVHTGERPFTCSTCGKGFAKSSNLLSHQRVHTGERPFTCSTCGKGFAKSSKLLSHQRVHTGERPFTCFTCGKGFTQSSNLLRHQRVHTGERPFTCSTCGKGFTQSSNLLSHQRVHTGERPFTCSTCGKGFTQSSNLLSHQRVHTD; encoded by the exons tcct ggccattcacctgctcccaatgtgggaaaggatttattgATTTAcctcacctgcagacacaccagcgagttcacactggggagagaccattcacctgctctcagtgtgggacggGATTCAGTCAAGCATCCCATCTGCAgtcacaccaacgagttcacactggggagaggccattcacctgctctcagtgtggtaatggattcagtcattcatccaccctgcggaaacatcagcgagttcacactggggagaggccattcacctgctgtcagtgtgccaagggattcacacagttatcgaacctgcagagacatcagcgaattcacactggtgagaggccgttcatctgctctcagtgtgggaagggatttattgatttatccaccctgcagataCATCAGCGACTTcatactggggagaagccattcacctgcacccagtgtgggaatggattcactcaagcatcccacctgcagatacaccagcgagttcacactggggagaggccatacacctgctctcagtgtgggaaaggatataTTGATTCATCCACTCTGCGAAAGCAtctgcgagttcacactggggagaggccattcacctgctctcagtgtgggaagggattcattgattcatccaccctgctgacacaccagcgagttcacactggcgagaggccatttacctgctctcagtgtgggaaaggattcactcagttatccaacctgcagatacaccagcga ctggaaactcatcgacgtgttcacactggggagagaccattcacctgctccacgtgtgggaagggattcgctaagtcatccaacctgctgagtcaccagcgagttcacacaggggagaggccattcacctgctccacgtgtgggaagggattcactcagtcatcccacctgctgagtcaccagcgagttcacacaggggagaggccattcacctgctccacgtgtgggaagggattcgctaagTCATCCAAACTGctcagtcaccagcgagttcacactggggagagaccattcacctgctccacctgtgggaagggattcgctaagTCATCCAAACTGCTCagtcaccagcgtgttcacactggggagaggccattcacctgctccacctgtgggaagggattcactcattcatccaccctgcggaaacaccagcgtgttcacactggggagagaccgttcacctgcatcaagtgtgggaagggattcactgagtcatccaacctgctgagtcaccagcgagttcacactggggagagaccattcacctgttcccagtgtgggaagggattcactgagtcatccaacctgctgagtcaccagcgagttcacactggggagagaccgttcacctgctccacgtgtgggaagggattcactcggtcatccacactgcggaaacaccagcgagttcacactggtgagagaccattcacctgttcccagtgtgggaagggattcactgagtcatccaacctgctgagtcaccagcgagttcacacaggggcgagaccattcacctgctccacgtgtgggaagggattcactcagtcatcccacctgctgagtcaccagcgagttcacactggggagagaccattcacctgctccacgtgtgggaagggattcactcagtcatcccacctgctgagtcaccagcgagttcacactggggagagaccgttcacctgctccacgtgtgggaagggattcactgaatcatccacactgcggaaacaccagcaaattcacactggggagagaccgttcacctgctccacgtgtgggaagggattcactgaatcatcccaactgcggaaacaccagcgtgttcacactggggagagaccgttcacctgctccacgtgtgggaagggattcactcagtcagccaacctgctgagtcaccagcgagttcacagtggggagagaccgttcacctgctccacgtgtgggaagggattcactgaatcatccacactgcggaaacaccagcgagttcacactggggagagaccattcacctgctccacgtgtgggaagagattcactcagtcatccacactgcggaaacaccagcgaattcacactggggagaaaccgtacacatcatcaggccccatgagacagaaatgcagccgcactgaggagaaaccgtggaaatgtgcggactgtgggaaaggattcacttccccatcccagctggaaactcatcgacgtgttcacactggggagagaccattcacctgctccacgtgtgggaagggattcgctaagtcatccaacctgctgagtcaccagcgagttcacacaggggagaggccattcacctgctccacgtgtgggaagggattcgctaagtcatccaacctgctgagtcaccagcgagttcacacaggggagaggccattcacctgctccacgtgtgggaagggattcgctaagtcatccaacctgctgagtcaccagcgtgttcacactggggagagaccgttcacctgctccacgtgtgggaagggattcgctaagTCATCCaaactgctgagtcaccagcgtgttcacactggggagagaccgttcacctgcttcacgtgtgggaagggattcactcaatcatccaacCTGTTgcgtcaccagcgagttcacactggggagagaccattcacctgctccacgtgtgggaagggattcactcagtcatccaacctgctgagtcaccagcgagttcacactggggagagaccattcacctgctccacgtgtgggaagggattcactcagtcatccaacctgctgagtcaccagcgagttcacactgattag